A genomic segment from Pseudomonas sp. S09G 359 encodes:
- a CDS encoding TonB-dependent receptor, with product MTFTPHPIRPLKALSLAVALAAVAPLHSAVAAGAASTSAVRSYTLAPGPLGNVLAQFAALSGVPLSFDSTLLNDQQSTGLQGSYTVQSGFMQLLQGSGYTVQSTGANGYTVVPEASGDAVQLGATTISAEASGAQADTYGGGQVARSARLGVLGNRSISDVPFSVVSYTAKTIADQQARTVGDVLLNDASVRQSSGFGNFSQVFTIRGLPLNTDDIAFNGLYGVLPRQIITTEALERVELFKGPNAFVNGVSPAGTGIGGSVNLVPKRAEDIATRSVTLDTTTDGQAGGHLDLGQRFGEDNRFGARVNLAKHGGDTAIDDEFKSSQLVAIALDYRGERLRVSTDFGYQKERINNGRSVVYPNGTKVPKAPSAKHNYAQDWSWSELEDTYGMFNAEYDLNENWTAYMGGGAKHTRENGQYSSLYVGNNGAGQVGFLYSPHDEDNKSAMGGLNGHFNTGSVTHQMNFGLSGIWGEQRSAFEAILRANRKPGNLYNPTQIPRPSVTYFGSDIHDPRIVGKNRMKSAAVSDTLGFIDDRILLTVGVRRQTIEVDAWNTTTGVRNANYDESITTPVYGLVVKPWEHVSLYANRIEGLAQGPTSPSTGVTNPNVTFAPNRSKQTEAGVKLDWDSFGATLGVYRIEQPNSATNTNPNGSSTFSVDGEQINKGVELNIFGEPVDGLRLLAGATWMRTELQNTSNGLTDGNRAAGVPRFQYNLGADWDIPGLQGAAVNARLLRTGGEYLDAANNLSIPAWTRVDLGARYGFKADDKYITLRANVENVANKAYWASASTANNYLTQGEPRTVKLSATVDF from the coding sequence ATGACCTTCACACCGCACCCCATCCGTCCCTTGAAGGCGTTGAGCCTGGCTGTCGCCCTTGCGGCCGTTGCACCCCTGCACAGTGCTGTGGCAGCGGGCGCGGCATCCACCAGCGCGGTACGCAGCTACACCCTCGCGCCGGGGCCATTGGGCAATGTGCTGGCGCAGTTCGCGGCGCTGTCGGGGGTGCCGTTGTCGTTTGATTCCACGCTGCTTAATGATCAGCAGAGTACCGGCCTGCAGGGCAGCTACACCGTGCAGTCCGGCTTCATGCAGTTGCTGCAAGGCAGCGGCTACACCGTGCAAAGCACTGGTGCGAACGGCTACACCGTGGTGCCCGAGGCCAGCGGCGACGCCGTGCAACTCGGCGCCACCACCATCAGCGCCGAGGCGAGCGGGGCGCAGGCCGACACTTACGGCGGCGGGCAGGTGGCGCGTTCGGCGCGGCTCGGTGTGTTGGGCAATCGCTCAATCAGTGATGTGCCGTTCAGTGTGGTCAGCTACACCGCCAAGACCATCGCCGACCAGCAGGCGCGTACCGTGGGTGACGTGTTGCTCAACGACGCATCGGTGCGCCAGTCCTCGGGGTTCGGTAACTTCTCCCAAGTGTTCACCATCCGTGGCTTGCCGTTGAACACCGACGACATCGCCTTCAACGGCCTGTACGGCGTACTGCCTCGGCAGATCATCACCACCGAGGCGCTGGAGCGCGTCGAACTGTTCAAAGGTCCCAATGCCTTCGTCAACGGCGTGTCGCCGGCTGGCACGGGCATTGGTGGCAGCGTCAACCTGGTGCCCAAGCGCGCCGAAGACATCGCCACCCGCAGCGTCACCCTCGACACCACCACCGATGGCCAGGCCGGTGGCCACCTCGACCTGGGCCAGCGCTTTGGTGAAGACAACCGCTTCGGCGCGCGGGTCAACCTGGCCAAGCATGGCGGCGATACGGCCATTGATGATGAATTCAAAAGCTCGCAACTGGTGGCCATTGCCCTGGACTACCGGGGCGAGCGCCTGCGCGTGTCCACCGACTTCGGCTACCAGAAGGAGCGCATCAACAACGGCCGCTCCGTGGTGTACCCCAACGGCACCAAGGTGCCCAAAGCCCCGTCGGCCAAGCACAACTACGCCCAGGACTGGAGCTGGTCGGAGCTGGAAGACACCTACGGCATGTTCAATGCCGAATATGACCTGAATGAAAACTGGACCGCCTATATGGGCGGCGGCGCCAAGCACACCCGGGAAAACGGCCAGTATTCCTCGTTGTATGTGGGCAATAATGGCGCCGGGCAGGTCGGCTTTTTGTACTCGCCCCATGATGAAGACAACAAGAGCGCCATGGGCGGCTTGAATGGGCATTTCAACACCGGTTCGGTGACCCATCAGATGAACTTCGGCTTGTCGGGGATCTGGGGGGAGCAGCGGTCGGCATTCGAGGCGATCCTGCGGGCCAACCGCAAGCCGGGCAACCTGTACAACCCGACCCAGATACCGCGCCCGAGCGTGACTTATTTCGGCAGCGATATTCATGACCCGCGTATCGTCGGCAAGAACCGCATGAAGAGTGCGGCGGTATCCGATACCCTCGGTTTTATTGACGATCGCATCTTGCTGACCGTGGGCGTACGCCGCCAGACCATCGAAGTCGACGCGTGGAACACCACCACCGGCGTGCGCAATGCCAACTATGACGAATCGATCACCACGCCGGTGTACGGCCTGGTGGTCAAACCGTGGGAACACGTGTCGTTGTATGCCAACCGCATCGAAGGGCTGGCGCAGGGGCCGACGTCGCCGTCGACCGGGGTCACCAACCCCAATGTCACCTTCGCGCCCAATCGCAGCAAACAGACCGAAGCCGGGGTGAAGCTCGATTGGGATAGTTTTGGCGCGACCCTTGGGGTGTATCGCATCGAACAGCCGAACAGCGCCACCAACACCAACCCGAATGGCAGCAGCACGTTCAGCGTCGACGGCGAGCAAATCAACAAGGGCGTGGAACTCAACATCTTCGGCGAACCGGTCGACGGCCTGCGCCTGCTGGCCGGCGCGACCTGGATGCGCACCGAGTTGCAGAACACCTCCAACGGCCTCACCGACGGCAACCGCGCCGCCGGCGTGCCGCGCTTCCAGTACAACCTGGGGGCTGACTGGGATATCCCAGGCCTCCAGGGCGCTGCCGTCAATGCAAGGTTGTTGCGTACCGGCGGTGAATACCTCGACGCGGCCAATAACCTGAGCATCCCGGCCTGGACCCGCGTAGACCTCGGCGCCCGCTACGGCTTCAAGGCTGACGACAAGTACATCACCCTGCGCGCCAACGTCGAGAACGTAGCCAACAAGGCCTACTGGGCCTCGGCCTCGACTGCCAACAACTACCTGACCCAGGGCGAACCGCGTACGGTGAAGCTGTCGGCCACTGTGGATTTCTAA
- a CDS encoding FecR domain-containing protein, with protein MNPSIDPLILGEAADWMVQLQSGSATDEDRRAIAQWQGRSAQHAQAWQRAQAVLGDFNSVPAAIAGDTLKRIGRKKSLGRRQALGLLLLAGPATWLAWQQKPWQAWTADQHTAIGEQRKLTLPDGTQLLINTASSLNIVFTDQVRRIDLLQGEVMITTAKDPAPSHRAFIVQTRHGTARALGTHFSVRVGEQNSRVAVLEGAVEMLPAHASRGLILKAGEQSAFGRDNVAAVAPLDSGALTWENGMLLAQHMRLADLLAELNRYRRGVLRCHDSVAGLTVSGAFPLRDTDASLRLLQQTLPVKVSSLTGYWVTLEPR; from the coding sequence ATGAACCCGTCGATCGACCCGCTGATCCTCGGTGAAGCGGCCGACTGGATGGTGCAGCTGCAATCCGGCAGCGCCACCGACGAAGACCGCCGCGCCATCGCACAGTGGCAGGGCCGCAGTGCCCAGCACGCCCAGGCCTGGCAGCGTGCCCAAGCAGTGCTCGGTGATTTCAACAGCGTGCCCGCCGCGATTGCCGGCGACACGCTCAAGCGCATCGGCCGCAAAAAATCCCTCGGCCGCCGCCAGGCCCTCGGGCTGTTGCTGCTGGCAGGGCCGGCGACCTGGCTGGCCTGGCAGCAAAAGCCTTGGCAAGCGTGGACGGCCGATCAGCACACCGCCATCGGCGAGCAGCGCAAACTCACCCTGCCGGACGGCACGCAGTTGCTGATCAACACGGCCAGTTCGTTGAATATCGTCTTCACCGACCAGGTGCGGCGCATCGACCTGCTGCAAGGCGAGGTGATGATCACCACCGCCAAAGACCCCGCGCCCAGCCATCGCGCGTTTATCGTGCAGACCCGCCACGGCACGGCTCGTGCGCTGGGCACGCATTTCAGTGTGCGCGTAGGCGAGCAGAACAGCCGCGTGGCGGTGCTTGAAGGTGCGGTGGAGATGCTGCCTGCGCATGCCAGCCGTGGGCTGATCCTCAAGGCCGGCGAACAGAGCGCGTTTGGCCGCGACAACGTGGCCGCGGTGGCGCCGTTGGACAGCGGCGCGCTGACCTGGGAAAACGGCATGCTGTTGGCCCAGCACATGCGCCTGGCGGACTTGCTCGCGGAACTGAACCGCTACCGGCGCGGCGTGTTGCGCTGCCACGACAGCGTGGCCGGCTTGACCGTTTCCGGGGCATTTCCCTTGCGTGACACCGATGCCAGCCTGCGCCTGTTACAGCAAACCCTGCCGGTGAAAGTCAGCAGCCTGACCGGCTACTGGGTGACCCTTGAGCCGCGCTGA
- a CDS encoding sigma-70 family RNA polymerase sigma factor: MSSSLNLPIQALYCEHHGWLYRWLDRKLGNASDAADLAHDTFMRLLTRPHGAGFGSEPRALLTHIAKGLVIDSWRRQEVERAYLETIAHLPEQEVPSPETRWLILEALYRIEAMLRDLPEKTRQAFLMSQIDGLTYQQIADELKVSLVSVKRYMRDAFLACLSVA, encoded by the coding sequence ATGTCGTCCTCCCTCAATCTGCCAATCCAGGCGCTGTACTGCGAACACCACGGATGGTTGTACCGCTGGCTCGACCGCAAGCTGGGCAATGCCAGCGACGCGGCCGACTTGGCCCACGACACCTTCATGCGCCTGTTGACCCGGCCCCACGGCGCCGGCTTTGGCAGTGAGCCACGGGCCTTGCTCACCCATATTGCCAAAGGCCTGGTGATCGACAGCTGGCGCCGCCAGGAAGTGGAACGCGCCTACCTGGAAACCATTGCCCACCTGCCCGAGCAGGAAGTGCCCTCGCCGGAAACCCGCTGGCTGATCCTCGAGGCGCTGTACCGCATCGAAGCCATGCTGCGCGACTTGCCGGAGAAGACCCGCCAGGCGTTCCTGATGTCGCAGATCGATGGCCTGACCTATCAGCAGATCGCCGATGAGTTGAAGGTGTCGCTGGTGTCGGTCAAACGTTATATGCGCGATGCATTCCTCGCCTGCCTGAGCGTGGCATGA
- a CDS encoding DUF1624 domain-containing protein → MTDAVPLRQRLLSIDALRGLVILFMLLDHVRETFLLHRQVSDPMNIDSTEPALFISRTLAHLCAPVFVLLTGLSAFLYGQKYQGRRDVSAFLFKRGLFLVVLEFTLVNFAWTFQLPPSVIYMQVIWAIGVSMLALAALVWLPRPVLIAVAIVLIGGHNLLDGVHFAPGSALQNGWAILHERSWIEVNDSLRLRITYPVLPWIGVIALGYGLGPWFATATLPAVRQRYLLLSGVGALLGFVMLRAANGYGEKPWQAYESGVQTLMSFFNVTKYPPSLLFLALTLGIGLLVLLAFERVGHKRWIGVLAVFGAAPMFFYLLHLYVLKVLYVACVALFGLNHGNYFGFDSMGAIWLVALLLPLALYPPVRWFAGLKARRRDITWLKYL, encoded by the coding sequence ATGACCGACGCTGTCCCCCTGCGCCAACGCCTGCTTTCCATCGACGCCCTGCGCGGCCTGGTGATCCTGTTCATGCTGCTGGACCATGTGCGCGAAACCTTCCTGTTGCACCGCCAGGTCAGCGACCCGATGAATATCGACAGCACCGAGCCCGCGCTGTTTATCAGCCGCACCCTCGCCCACCTGTGCGCGCCGGTGTTTGTGTTGCTCACCGGTTTATCGGCGTTTTTGTACGGCCAGAAATACCAGGGCCGCCGCGACGTGTCGGCGTTCCTGTTCAAGCGCGGGCTGTTTCTGGTGGTGCTGGAGTTCACCCTGGTCAACTTCGCCTGGACCTTCCAACTGCCGCCCAGCGTGATCTATATGCAGGTGATCTGGGCGATTGGCGTGAGCATGCTGGCCCTCGCCGCATTGGTATGGTTGCCGCGCCCAGTACTGATCGCCGTGGCGATTGTGCTGATCGGCGGGCACAACCTGTTGGATGGCGTGCACTTCGCGCCAGGTTCCGCGCTGCAAAATGGCTGGGCGATCCTGCATGAGCGCAGTTGGATCGAAGTGAATGACAGCCTGCGGCTGCGCATTACTTACCCGGTACTGCCATGGATCGGCGTGATTGCCCTGGGTTACGGCCTGGGCCCCTGGTTCGCCACGGCCACGCTGCCTGCCGTGCGCCAGCGTTATCTGTTGCTGTCGGGCGTCGGCGCGTTGCTGGGGTTCGTGATGCTGCGTGCGGCCAACGGCTATGGCGAAAAACCCTGGCAGGCGTATGAGAGTGGTGTGCAAACGTTGATGAGCTTCTTCAACGTCACCAAGTACCCGCCTTCACTGCTGTTCCTGGCGCTGACCCTGGGCATTGGCTTGCTGGTGCTGTTGGCGTTTGAACGCGTGGGGCATAAACGCTGGATCGGCGTGCTGGCGGTGTTTGGCGCGGCGCCGATGTTCTTTTATCTGCTGCACCTGTATGTGCTGAAAGTGCTGTATGTGGCGTGTGTTGCGCTGTTTGGCTTGAACCACGGCAACTACTTTGGCTTCGATAGCATGGGCGCGATTTGGCTGGTGGCGTTGCTGTTGCCATTGGCACTTTACCCGCCGGTGCGTTGGTTCGCGGGGCTGAAAGCACGGCGCCGAGATATCACCTGGCTCAAATACCTCTGA
- a CDS encoding LysE family translocator, producing the protein MDIFLYAFSVMYSPGPVNLMGLNAGLTGKLRRSSGFYLGVGCAMLLMFVLFGYTGEAIISQAALPYISLVGGVYTLYLAYQVFTARTEVEESAGGPSKTLTFWNGLVIQLLNPKGIVAVLPITSVMLPAAHITGASIFVVSALLGLGAVGAPWVYAVLGAMLGRRINGAAAFTWFNRGMGLALAGCAYFMFHAFYLHLVLP; encoded by the coding sequence ATGGACATTTTCCTCTACGCCTTCAGCGTCATGTACAGCCCGGGGCCGGTCAACCTGATGGGGCTCAATGCCGGGCTCACCGGTAAGCTGCGCCGTTCCAGCGGGTTTTACCTCGGCGTGGGCTGCGCGATGCTGCTGATGTTCGTGCTGTTCGGGTATACCGGTGAGGCCATCATCTCCCAGGCGGCGCTGCCGTATATCTCGCTGGTGGGCGGTGTGTACACGCTGTACCTGGCGTACCAGGTATTCACCGCGCGTACGGAGGTTGAAGAGTCTGCAGGTGGGCCGAGCAAGACCCTCACGTTCTGGAATGGCCTGGTGATCCAGTTGCTTAACCCCAAAGGCATCGTGGCAGTGTTGCCGATCACCAGTGTGATGTTGCCGGCGGCGCATATCACCGGGGCATCCATTTTTGTGGTTTCAGCCTTGCTCGGGCTGGGTGCGGTGGGGGCGCCGTGGGTCTACGCCGTGCTCGGTGCGATGCTGGGGCGGCGGATCAATGGGGCGGCGGCGTTTACGTGGTTCAATCGTGGCATGGGGTTGGCGTTGGCGGGATGTGCGTACTTCATGTTTCATGCGTTTTATTTGCATCTGGTGTTGCCGTAA
- a CDS encoding diguanylate cyclase, whose amino-acid sequence MIKASLRSHLTLWFAGLSLLTLLSVGVYVGHIATEQRKQASGNALLSTARSTAALLAVQLRERQLEVSLLSKAPLFRKGDLDEPDILALMELRTQSRAEYAWMGVADADGRVRQAVNGLLVNQSVSQRPWFQAGLRGEYTGDPHEAVLLAKLLPGSATGEPLRFIDFAAPIRNAQGQTIGVLGAHAHWRWVTQIVDSAVMQKDAIPDIEALIVDFDGKVLYPEILAGEQMPQDKLLTPSGWSTGNGYVTASVAVPSPSNAKMTWYIMVRQPLDVALQPARSLLYQLLILGVLAAVVFVLAAYYLASSLSRPIERLAHSAKLVQNQQPGAVFPQEHAVLEIAQLGRSLTGMTQSLLAKERQLQEANASLEATVAQRTADLTQANADLLKLATHDALTGVYNRRRFDEKLAENSLLFQRTGRTFALLLIDADYFKRVNDTYGHAIGDDVLCQLAALIENTTRATDFVARYGGEEFAVLLPEVEEPDSPEVVAEKIRAAVAAAVFPTVGHVTVSIGVGVAEPSDRDSLALLKRADMRLYEAKGAGRNRVA is encoded by the coding sequence ATGATCAAAGCCAGTCTGCGTAGTCACCTGACCCTGTGGTTTGCCGGTTTGTCCTTGCTCACGTTGCTGAGCGTGGGGGTCTACGTTGGCCATATCGCCACCGAACAGAGGAAGCAGGCCAGCGGCAATGCGCTGTTGAGCACGGCGCGCTCCACCGCGGCGCTGTTGGCCGTGCAACTGCGCGAACGTCAGTTGGAAGTGTCGCTGCTGAGCAAGGCGCCGTTGTTTCGCAAAGGCGACCTGGATGAGCCGGACATCCTCGCCTTGATGGAACTGCGCACCCAATCGCGCGCCGAATACGCCTGGATGGGCGTGGCCGATGCCGATGGCCGTGTGCGCCAGGCGGTGAACGGGCTGCTGGTGAACCAGTCGGTCAGCCAACGCCCGTGGTTCCAGGCGGGCCTGCGCGGCGAGTACACCGGCGATCCCCATGAGGCCGTGCTGCTGGCCAAATTACTGCCGGGCTCGGCCACTGGCGAACCGTTGCGCTTTATCGACTTCGCCGCGCCGATCCGCAATGCCCAGGGCCAGACCATCGGCGTGCTGGGGGCCCACGCGCACTGGCGTTGGGTCACGCAGATCGTTGACTCAGCGGTGATGCAAAAAGATGCCATCCCCGATATCGAGGCGCTGATCGTCGACTTCGACGGCAAGGTGCTCTACCCCGAAATACTCGCCGGCGAGCAGATGCCCCAGGACAAGCTGCTCACGCCCTCCGGCTGGTCGACCGGCAACGGTTACGTGACCGCCTCGGTCGCCGTGCCGAGCCCGTCGAATGCCAAAATGACCTGGTACATCATGGTGCGCCAACCTCTGGACGTGGCCCTGCAACCGGCGCGCAGCCTGCTCTATCAATTGCTGATCCTCGGCGTACTCGCCGCTGTCGTGTTTGTGCTGGCCGCGTACTACCTGGCCTCCTCCCTTAGCCGCCCGATCGAACGCCTGGCCCACTCGGCCAAACTGGTGCAGAACCAGCAGCCCGGCGCGGTGTTCCCACAGGAGCATGCCGTGCTGGAAATCGCCCAATTGGGCCGCTCCCTCACCGGTATGACCCAATCGCTGCTGGCCAAGGAACGCCAACTGCAAGAGGCCAATGCCTCGCTGGAAGCCACCGTCGCCCAGCGCACCGCCGACCTCACCCAGGCCAACGCAGACCTGCTCAAGCTAGCCACCCACGACGCGCTGACCGGCGTCTACAACCGTCGCCGCTTCGATGAAAAACTCGCCGAGAACAGCCTGTTGTTTCAGCGCACCGGCCGCACCTTTGCCCTGCTGCTGATCGACGCCGACTATTTCAAGCGGGTCAACGATACCTACGGCCATGCCATTGGCGATGATGTGCTGTGCCAACTCGCCGCGCTGATCGAAAACACCACCCGCGCCACCGACTTTGTGGCGCGCTACGGCGGTGAAGAATTTGCGGTGCTGCTGCCCGAAGTCGAAGAGCCCGACAGCCCCGAAGTGGTCGCCGAGAAAATCCGCGCAGCCGTGGCCGCGGCGGTGTTCCCGACGGTGGGTCATGTGACGGTAAGCATTGGCGTAGGCGTGGCCGAACCCTCCGACCGCGACTCCCTGGCGCTGCTCAAGCGCGCAGATATGCGTTTGTATGAAGCCAAGGGCGCGGGCAGAAATCGGGTCGCCTGA
- a CDS encoding OprD family porin, whose protein sequence is MKATLNVLSVLTGGLGIALSPLASADFLSDSKANLSMRNFYFNNDNRDGAAAPSKTEEWGQAFILNYQSGFTDGTVGFGLDAIGMLGVTLDSGAGRHVGSSMIPNDDGKAADNWARGGATAKARFAKSELRYGYLRPNLPILVSNDGRLLPQSFEGGQITSKDIDNLTLIGGQLQHTTGRGSSDRSGLAAAGGTQESNKFNYAGADYQVTKDLMLQYYYANLEDYYQQHFAGLIHVLPLGEYGSLKTDLRYFKTTSDGKNSSVAGRAEGYKLGGYTKNGNGEIDNNTWSAAFIYSLGPHAITAGYQQVSDDSNFAQLNQGGLVNKGEGGASLYLYTDRTVQTFIQAGERTAFAQYAYDFASLGVPGLKASLMYLKGDHILTTSGNDASEWERDISLDYVVQSGTFKNVGFGWRNGVSRSEVARDQDQNRVFVSYSIPLM, encoded by the coding sequence ATGAAAGCCACATTGAATGTATTAAGCGTATTGACCGGCGGCCTGGGCATTGCCTTGAGCCCCTTGGCCTCGGCTGATTTCCTGAGTGACAGCAAAGCCAACTTGAGCATGCGCAACTTCTACTTCAACAACGATAACCGTGACGGCGCCGCCGCCCCGTCGAAGACCGAAGAGTGGGGCCAGGCGTTTATCCTCAACTATCAATCGGGCTTTACCGACGGCACCGTGGGCTTTGGCCTGGATGCCATCGGCATGCTCGGCGTGACCCTCGACAGCGGCGCCGGCCGCCACGTGGGCAGCTCGATGATCCCCAATGACGACGGTAAGGCCGCCGACAATTGGGCCCGTGGTGGCGCGACGGCCAAGGCGCGTTTTGCCAAGAGCGAGCTGCGTTATGGCTACCTGCGCCCGAACCTGCCGATCCTGGTGAGCAACGACGGGCGCCTGTTGCCGCAGTCCTTCGAGGGTGGGCAAATCACCAGCAAGGATATCGACAACCTGACCCTGATCGGCGGCCAGCTCCAGCACACTACCGGCCGTGGCTCCAGCGATCGCAGTGGTTTGGCGGCGGCAGGCGGCACCCAGGAAAGCAATAAATTCAACTATGCCGGTGCCGACTATCAGGTCACTAAAGACCTGATGCTCCAGTACTACTACGCCAACCTCGAAGACTATTACCAGCAGCACTTTGCCGGGTTGATCCATGTATTACCGTTGGGCGAATACGGCTCACTGAAAACCGACCTGCGTTACTTCAAGACCACTTCCGACGGCAAAAACAGCAGCGTCGCCGGGCGTGCCGAAGGCTACAAGCTGGGCGGTTATACCAAGAACGGCAACGGCGAAATCGACAACAATACCTGGAGCGCCGCGTTCATCTACTCCTTGGGCCCGCACGCGATTACTGCCGGCTACCAGCAAGTCTCCGATGACAGCAACTTTGCCCAACTCAACCAGGGCGGCCTGGTGAACAAAGGCGAGGGCGGTGCCAGCCTGTACCTCTACACCGACCGTACCGTGCAGACCTTTATCCAGGCGGGCGAGCGCACAGCGTTTGCGCAGTACGCCTACGACTTTGCGTCCCTCGGCGTGCCGGGGCTCAAGGCATCGCTGATGTACTTGAAGGGCGACCACATCCTCACCACCAGCGGCAACGACGCCAGCGAGTGGGAGCGGGATATTTCCCTGGACTACGTGGTGCAAAGCGGCACGTTCAAGAACGTCGGCTTTGGCTGGCGCAACGGCGTGTCGCGCAGTGAAGTGGCACGCGACCAGGATCAGAACCGGGTGTTTGTGAGTTACTCGATTCCGTTGATGTAA
- a CDS encoding phosphodiesterase — translation MNRPFLVAHISDLHLKAGNRLTYGVVDTLGALRRAVDHLNASQPRPDIVVVSGDLVDFGRADEYAVLHPELARLHMPCYLVPGNHDARGPMLDAFRDHAYLPLSADGPLDWVVDEHPLRLIGLDSTIPGGHGGQLLDSQLQWLDEQLALRPKAPTLLILHHPPFISGIGHMDREPFINAAALEQVVARHPQVERLLCGHLHRPMQRRFGGSLSCVCPGTSHQIVLDLQEAAPAHFNLEPAGYLLHRWEAQQGLISHNGVFGEYPGPYPFYDAHGLID, via the coding sequence TTGAACCGTCCGTTTCTAGTCGCGCACATCAGCGACCTGCACCTTAAAGCCGGCAACCGCCTGACTTATGGCGTCGTCGACACGTTGGGCGCATTGCGCCGCGCCGTCGACCACTTGAACGCCAGCCAGCCACGGCCCGATATCGTGGTGGTCAGCGGTGACCTGGTGGACTTCGGCCGCGCCGACGAATACGCCGTGCTGCACCCCGAACTCGCACGCCTGCACATGCCGTGCTACCTGGTGCCCGGCAACCACGACGCGCGCGGGCCGATGCTCGATGCGTTCCGCGATCACGCGTATTTGCCGCTGTCGGCAGACGGGCCGCTGGACTGGGTGGTGGACGAACACCCGCTGCGCCTGATCGGCCTGGACTCGACCATCCCCGGCGGCCATGGCGGCCAGCTGCTGGACAGCCAGTTGCAGTGGCTGGATGAGCAACTGGCGCTGCGCCCGAAGGCGCCGACCTTGCTGATCCTGCATCACCCGCCGTTTATCAGCGGCATCGGCCATATGGACCGTGAGCCGTTTATCAATGCCGCCGCGCTGGAGCAAGTGGTCGCTCGCCACCCGCAAGTGGAACGTCTGCTGTGCGGCCATCTGCACCGGCCGATGCAGCGGCGTTTCGGCGGCAGCCTGAGTTGTGTGTGCCCCGGCACCTCTCACCAGATCGTGCTGGATTTGCAAGAAGCGGCGCCCGCGCATTTCAACCTGGAGCCGGCGGGCTATCTGTTGCATCGCTGGGAGGCGCAACAGGGTTTGATCAGCCACAACGGCGTGTTCGGGGAATACCCGGGGCCGTATCCGTTTTATGACGCCCATGGATTAATTGACTGA
- a CDS encoding ABC transporter ATP-binding protein: protein MTAITIRLQGCRKAFADGTVAVHDLNLTVEGGETLAILGPSGCGKTTTLRLIAGLERPDVGQVFFGDQDVTRLPIERRDVGMVFQNYALFPNLDVAGNIVYGLKIRGVPASERNKRCDELLELVGLQQHGKRSIHELSGGQRQRVALARALAPRPKVLLLDEPLAALDAQLRERLRSELDQLLRGLGITSVFVTHDQGEAMALGDRILVMEQGRVAQLASPREIYQKPANAFVAGFVGNLNAFSVLGHSARGLKVCGGELPWHASGQPSTVYCRPEHLRVMEREGHLHGHLLAQFFQGAQSRLLVEVGGPQPLLVDSSDNQLYAVGAPIALAIAPHMLFTLNA, encoded by the coding sequence ATGACCGCTATCACTATCCGCCTGCAAGGCTGTCGCAAGGCGTTCGCCGATGGCACCGTGGCTGTGCATGACTTGAACCTCACCGTCGAAGGTGGGGAAACCCTGGCCATTCTCGGCCCGTCCGGGTGCGGCAAAACCACGACCTTGCGCTTGATCGCAGGGTTGGAGCGCCCGGACGTGGGCCAAGTGTTTTTCGGCGATCAGGATGTGACCCGCCTGCCCATCGAGCGCCGCGATGTGGGCATGGTGTTCCAGAACTACGCGCTGTTTCCCAACCTGGATGTGGCCGGCAATATCGTCTACGGCTTGAAGATTCGCGGCGTGCCCGCGTCAGAGCGCAACAAACGCTGCGACGAGCTGCTGGAACTGGTGGGCTTGCAGCAGCACGGCAAGCGCAGCATCCACGAACTGTCCGGTGGACAGCGTCAGCGCGTGGCCCTGGCGCGTGCCTTGGCGCCGCGCCCCAAAGTGCTGTTGCTGGATGAACCGCTGGCAGCCCTGGATGCGCAGTTGCGTGAGCGCCTGCGCAGTGAGCTCGACCAACTGCTACGCGGTCTCGGCATCACCTCGGTATTTGTCACCCATGACCAGGGCGAAGCCATGGCCCTGGGCGATCGCATCCTGGTGATGGAGCAGGGCCGCGTGGCCCAGTTGGCCAGCCCACGGGAAATCTACCAGAAGCCGGCGAATGCCTTCGTCGCCGGGTTTGTCGGCAACCTCAACGCCTTCAGCGTGCTTGGGCATTCGGCCCGGGGCTTGAAAGTCTGCGGCGGCGAACTGCCGTGGCATGCAAGCGGCCAGCCGAGCACCGTTTACTGCCGCCCCGAACACCTGCGGGTGATGGAGCGCGAAGGGCACTTGCACGGCCATCTGCTGGCGCAGTTTTTCCAGGGCGCGCAAAGCCGCCTGCTGGTGGAGGTCGGCGGCCCGCAGCCGTTGCTGGTGGACAGCAGCGACAACCAGCTTTACGCCGTCGGCGCACCGATTGCCCTGGCGATTGCGCCGCACATGTTGTTCACCCTGAATGCGTGA